Proteins co-encoded in one Natrinema sp. CBA1119 genomic window:
- a CDS encoding fumarylacetoacetate hydrolase family protein, translating into MHRVRFRDPAGAVRMGEWNDESVHFGRGSYTLDEVDILPPSAPSKIVCIGLNYTAHAEESGEEIPDRPLLFLKGPNAVAGHGDTIPLLAGKDRIDYEAELGVVIGEQCRNVSRERAMDVVEGFTCVNDVSNRDDQFDERNWIRGKAFDGAAPIGPVVAGPDEVPADASVRARVNGELRQEGTRDDLIFPVPELIEEITTYLTLESGDVIATGTPAGVGPLSDGDTVEIEVEGIGKLTNTVATE; encoded by the coding sequence ATGCATCGCGTTCGATTTCGAGACCCGGCAGGAGCTGTTCGAATGGGCGAATGGAACGACGAGAGCGTCCACTTCGGGAGGGGGTCGTACACCCTCGACGAGGTCGATATTTTGCCACCGTCAGCGCCGAGCAAAATCGTGTGTATCGGCCTCAATTACACGGCTCACGCCGAAGAATCCGGAGAGGAGATACCGGATCGTCCGCTCCTGTTTCTTAAAGGGCCGAACGCAGTAGCCGGTCACGGCGATACGATCCCGCTCTTGGCCGGCAAGGACCGCATCGACTACGAGGCTGAACTCGGCGTCGTCATCGGCGAACAGTGCCGCAACGTCAGCCGCGAACGAGCGATGGACGTGGTCGAGGGGTTCACCTGTGTCAACGACGTCTCGAACCGAGACGATCAGTTCGACGAACGAAACTGGATCCGTGGCAAAGCGTTCGACGGTGCAGCACCGATAGGTCCGGTCGTTGCGGGACCAGATGAAGTACCAGCAGACGCCTCAGTCCGGGCGCGAGTCAACGGCGAACTCCGTCAAGAGGGAACGCGTGACGATCTCATTTTTCCGGTTCCAGAACTCATCGAGGAGATTACGACGTATCTGACGCTCGAGTCCGGCGACGTTATCGCTACGGGGACGCCAGCGGGTGTCGGGCCACTCTCCGACGGGGATACCGTCGAGATCGAGGTCGAAGGCATAGGTAAGTTGACTAATACCGTTGCGACCGAGTAG
- a CDS encoding zinc ribbon domain-containing protein, which yields MNEFDSSSECPKYGSEDVTREGDAFRCYNCEWDAHSDIAGA from the coding sequence GTGAATGAGTTCGATTCAAGTAGCGAGTGTCCCAAGTATGGGAGCGAGGACGTGACGCGCGAAGGCGACGCTTTCCGGTGCTATAACTGCGAGTGGGACGCGCACAGTGACATTGCAGGGGCGTGA
- a CDS encoding YeiH family protein, with the protein MAVRRLLPGMLALCLGAVLARALALSLGVNNLFLAIALGVITANVVGVPVRFAPGLETHKLWLGAGIVLMGASISLRTVLKVGGRVFLVVIAVAALTLVVVEFLARTVFGLSKRLSSLLAAGASICGVSAVVAVAGAVSAREDQVAYAAATVLLFDAVTIAVYPIVGDLLTLSGTVFGIWAGVSMFSTGPVVAVGFAHSEVAGQWATMTKLSRNALIGVVALAYASYYARSGARSRPSVRTLWDEFPKFVLGMLALALVASAGVLSATQRASLEHASNWLFLLAFVGLGTEIRLADLRNAGPVPAVVVLLALLVCSAVSLAVLLLTF; encoded by the coding sequence ATGGCCGTTCGTCGTCTCTTGCCGGGAATGCTTGCCCTCTGCCTCGGCGCAGTGCTGGCGCGGGCGCTCGCACTGTCGCTTGGCGTCAACAATCTCTTCCTCGCTATCGCGCTCGGCGTCATCACGGCGAACGTCGTCGGCGTTCCGGTGCGATTCGCGCCCGGGCTTGAAACTCACAAGTTGTGGCTCGGAGCCGGGATCGTGCTCATGGGCGCGTCGATATCGCTCAGAACTGTCCTCAAGGTCGGCGGTCGCGTCTTCCTCGTCGTGATCGCCGTCGCCGCGCTCACGCTCGTTGTGGTAGAATTCCTTGCGCGGACTGTCTTCGGGCTATCCAAACGGCTCAGTTCGCTGCTCGCAGCCGGTGCGAGTATCTGTGGCGTCTCGGCGGTCGTCGCGGTCGCCGGTGCCGTCAGCGCGCGCGAAGACCAGGTCGCTTACGCGGCGGCGACGGTTCTCCTGTTCGACGCGGTTACGATCGCCGTCTATCCGATCGTCGGCGACCTGCTGACCCTCTCGGGGACGGTCTTCGGTATCTGGGCTGGCGTCAGCATGTTCTCGACGGGACCAGTCGTCGCGGTCGGGTTCGCCCACTCGGAGGTGGCCGGCCAGTGGGCGACGATGACGAAGCTCTCGCGGAACGCGCTGATCGGCGTCGTCGCCCTCGCGTACGCGAGTTACTACGCCCGATCGGGAGCCAGAAGCCGTCCGTCGGTACGGACGCTCTGGGACGAGTTCCCGAAATTTGTTCTCGGGATGCTTGCGCTGGCGCTCGTCGCAAGCGCCGGCGTTCTCTCCGCGACCCAGCGGGCGTCCCTCGAGCACGCTTCCAACTGGCTGTTCCTGCTCGCGTTCGTCGGCCTCGGAACCGAGATTCGCCTGGCCGATCTCCGGAACGCGGGGCCCGTGCCTGCCGTCGTCGTTCTACTGGCGTTGCTGGTCTGCAGCGCGGTCTCGCTCGCAGTGTTGCTACTGACATTTTGA
- a CDS encoding CapA family protein — protein sequence MSGTGNTLTVAAAGDAMVTRRLTRIRHGRFRELRRVITDADASVINLEGPLYEDEDAPTAGPLAHFRSPPRVINELTSTGFDLFSAANNHIGDYGQSGVSRTIKILERRDLPYAGIGQNRAAARAPTYLETRAGRVALLAVTTTFVPGTEAAHRRRDAPGRPGVASLRMRPRYTVTDNHLEGLRKLRDALGMDDLINDRGRYVDESDDTEAVSLLSLDDGPAGDTIEFQRGEKNRISFELHSDDLAEIQTEIETANRNADVVIMSVHSHEGESGRYNDESVPSELETFARDCIDTGVDMVCCHGPHRVRGIELYGGAPIFYSLGNFALQYHMVPFFPAETYEALSLERDASPLDVQEALGSPVAEDVEKQGIVPVCSFDDSGLREIRLHPIELGVDRDVSHHGTPALAEGAVAATVLERLSTLSDAYGTDIQTREGIGTVEL from the coding sequence ATGTCTGGGACCGGGAATACACTCACGGTTGCCGCCGCCGGTGACGCAATGGTGACGCGGCGACTGACACGGATTAGGCATGGAAGATTCCGAGAACTTCGGCGCGTCATCACCGACGCCGATGCCTCGGTGATCAATCTCGAGGGGCCGCTTTACGAGGATGAGGACGCGCCCACTGCAGGACCGCTGGCTCACTTTCGATCGCCGCCGCGGGTCATCAACGAACTGACGTCAACGGGGTTTGACCTCTTCTCAGCGGCAAATAATCACATCGGTGATTACGGACAGTCGGGGGTGAGTAGGACGATCAAAATTCTAGAGCGACGTGACCTTCCGTACGCGGGTATCGGACAGAATCGAGCAGCGGCGCGAGCGCCGACCTATCTCGAGACGCGGGCGGGACGCGTCGCTTTATTGGCTGTGACGACGACATTCGTTCCCGGAACCGAAGCAGCCCATCGGCGTCGAGATGCCCCCGGTCGTCCCGGGGTTGCGTCCCTTCGCATGCGCCCTCGCTACACGGTCACTGACAACCATCTCGAAGGGCTCCGGAAACTACGCGATGCGCTGGGAATGGACGATTTGATCAACGATCGAGGTAGATACGTAGATGAATCCGACGATACTGAGGCAGTTTCACTCCTGAGCTTGGACGACGGACCCGCCGGCGATACGATCGAGTTCCAGCGGGGCGAAAAGAACCGAATCTCCTTCGAACTCCATTCCGACGACCTCGCAGAGATCCAGACGGAAATTGAGACCGCGAATCGAAATGCGGATGTGGTGATCATGAGCGTCCACAGCCACGAGGGGGAAAGCGGCCGATATAACGACGAATCGGTTCCATCGGAGCTCGAGACGTTCGCGCGAGACTGTATCGACACGGGGGTCGATATGGTCTGCTGTCACGGTCCGCACCGAGTGCGAGGAATCGAACTATACGGCGGTGCCCCGATCTTCTATAGCCTCGGAAATTTCGCGCTGCAGTACCACATGGTTCCGTTCTTCCCAGCGGAGACTTACGAGGCGCTCAGCCTCGAGCGGGACGCCTCCCCCCTCGACGTCCAGGAAGCACTCGGGAGCCCCGTTGCCGAAGACGTCGAAAAGCAGGGCATCGTTCCGGTCTGTTCTTTCGACGACAGCGGCCTGCGCGAGATCCGTCTCCATCCGATCGAACTGGGGGTTGATCGCGACGTATCCCACCATGGAACACCAGCGCTGGCTGAAGGTGCGGTCGCTGCTACCGTCCTTGAGCGCCTGTCGACGCTATCTGATGCGTACGGAACCGATATCCAGACGCGTGAGGGAATCGGAACCGTCGAACTGTAG
- a CDS encoding enoyl-CoA hydratase/isomerase family protein encodes MTSTIDTEIDGGVCTITIRNPEKRNAIGYSMIREISAVLDELSADDDYYVLVLTGAGSEAFSAGFDLTQDRTERTDEQKELWPEMISKLETYEYPTIAMINGDTYGGAVELVANCDLRIAAEDARFGITPAKLGLVYRGSAIHKVVEIANMPTAKELLFTADPIAADRANEEGMVNQVVSNDELEETTYEMADSIAENAPLSLIHMKEITHSIEQKGAMTEGEQKWVAEIRDRMFRSDDHQEGVEAFSEGRAPEFIGQ; translated from the coding sequence GTGACTAGCACTATCGACACCGAGATCGACGGTGGCGTTTGTACGATCACGATCCGAAACCCGGAGAAGCGAAACGCGATCGGATACTCGATGATCCGAGAGATATCGGCCGTCCTAGATGAACTGAGTGCGGACGACGACTACTACGTGTTGGTACTCACGGGGGCGGGCTCGGAGGCGTTCAGTGCGGGGTTCGATCTCACGCAGGACCGGACCGAACGGACGGACGAACAGAAGGAGCTCTGGCCGGAGATGATCTCAAAACTCGAGACCTACGAGTACCCGACGATCGCGATGATCAACGGCGACACTTATGGCGGCGCCGTCGAACTCGTCGCGAACTGCGATCTCAGGATCGCCGCTGAGGACGCGCGATTCGGGATTACGCCCGCGAAACTGGGTCTGGTCTACCGAGGCTCAGCGATCCATAAGGTCGTGGAGATCGCCAATATGCCGACGGCGAAGGAACTATTGTTCACCGCGGATCCCATTGCGGCGGACCGGGCCAACGAGGAAGGGATGGTCAATCAAGTGGTATCGAACGACGAACTCGAGGAGACGACCTACGAGATGGCGGACTCGATCGCCGAGAACGCGCCGTTGTCGCTGATACACATGAAAGAGATTACCCACAGTATCGAACAGAAGGGCGCGATGACCGAAGGCGAGCAAAAGTGGGTCGCGGAGATTCGCGATCGGATGTTCCGTTCCGACGACCATCAGGAAGGCGTTGAGGCATTCTCGGAAGGTCGAGCACCCGAATTTATCGGCCAGTAG
- a CDS encoding enoyl-CoA hydratase/isomerase family protein — MSGTLHATIDDGICTLTIENSEKRNALSPSILRSIEKEISTAEQRDDIRALVITGSGDRAFSSGYDISEFEAADEGEGSRAFEKAVTSIYEFPYPTIAMINGDTYGGAMELIAVCDLRIAVDEASFAVTPAKLGLVYGDRGINQLMHHIGPANVQELLFTARSIDADRAAEMGLLNRVVDQSALEDTTYDIAEDISTNAPKSLRGMKRIVRSLLDKRSLNETEKEFVQHIRDEARESKDHQEGVQAFSEGREPTFNDE, encoded by the coding sequence ATGAGTGGCACACTCCACGCAACGATAGACGACGGTATCTGTACGCTCACAATTGAAAATAGCGAGAAGCGAAACGCTCTCTCGCCGTCGATCCTTCGCTCGATTGAAAAGGAGATATCAACGGCCGAACAGCGAGACGACATCCGCGCTCTCGTCATCACTGGAAGCGGGGACCGCGCGTTCAGTTCCGGCTACGACATCTCGGAGTTCGAAGCGGCGGACGAGGGGGAGGGAAGTCGGGCCTTCGAAAAAGCTGTGACGAGCATCTACGAGTTCCCATATCCAACGATCGCGATGATCAACGGCGACACCTACGGCGGTGCGATGGAACTAATCGCCGTCTGCGATCTCAGGATCGCCGTCGACGAGGCGTCGTTCGCCGTCACCCCCGCCAAACTCGGTCTTGTGTACGGAGACCGCGGCATCAACCAGCTCATGCACCACATCGGTCCAGCGAACGTCCAAGAGCTCCTGTTCACTGCCCGGTCGATCGACGCCGATCGTGCCGCCGAAATGGGGCTGTTGAACCGCGTCGTCGATCAATCGGCACTCGAGGACACTACGTACGATATCGCCGAAGACATCAGCACCAACGCACCGAAGTCGCTTCGGGGGATGAAGCGAATCGTCCGGTCCCTCCTTGACAAGCGGTCGCTGAACGAGACGGAAAAGGAGTTCGTCCAGCACATCCGAGACGAAGCCCGAGAGAGTAAGGATCACCAAGAAGGCGTTCAAGCGTTCTCCGAAGGGCGGGAGCCGACGTTCAACGACGAATGA
- a CDS encoding LLM class flavin-dependent oxidoreductase — protein sequence MEFGYTLVSQYKQDRDITRIGSELTHQVELAREGGFDMVSVSEHHVTDDQYLNNEALLPYLANHVGGMGIGTGICLLPYHHPVRVAEWGATVDVLTGGNFSLGVGQGYRDEEFDAFGIDKEDALGRFVEGIQIIKKLWTEDSVSYDGRHYELDDVSINPKPHQDPRPPIYIGASNTSSVQRAARIADGWLGAHVPLDVIDEYASAFRDERASTDHNDGYVSIGREAFVAETTEEAEEIVRETLMRKYERYIDWGQDEVFESDDFRSQWEQLKEDRFLVGSPEDVIREIERYQETVDPDRIGVRMQYQGLDFEDVRSSLELFSEEVIPSFES from the coding sequence ATGGAGTTCGGGTATACCCTCGTCTCACAGTACAAGCAGGATCGAGACATCACTAGAATCGGGAGTGAACTGACTCATCAGGTAGAACTCGCGAGAGAGGGCGGGTTTGACATGGTCTCCGTCTCGGAGCACCACGTGACCGACGACCAGTACCTGAACAACGAGGCGTTGCTCCCGTACCTCGCGAACCACGTTGGGGGCATGGGTATCGGAACCGGAATCTGCCTGTTACCCTACCATCACCCGGTTCGCGTCGCGGAGTGGGGAGCAACGGTCGACGTCTTGACTGGCGGGAATTTCTCATTGGGAGTCGGACAGGGGTATCGAGACGAGGAGTTCGATGCGTTCGGAATCGACAAGGAGGATGCGCTCGGTCGGTTCGTTGAAGGGATCCAGATCATCAAGAAACTCTGGACGGAAGACTCCGTCAGCTACGACGGCCGCCACTATGAACTGGACGACGTCTCTATCAACCCGAAACCGCACCAGGACCCGCGCCCACCGATATACATCGGCGCGAGCAACACGTCTAGCGTCCAGCGAGCGGCGCGCATCGCCGACGGCTGGCTGGGCGCCCACGTCCCCCTTGACGTCATCGACGAGTACGCCTCCGCGTTCCGGGACGAACGGGCGTCAACCGACCACAACGACGGATACGTTTCGATTGGTCGAGAGGCATTTGTCGCAGAGACCACGGAGGAGGCGGAGGAGATCGTTCGCGAGACCCTCATGCGGAAATACGAGCGGTATATCGACTGGGGGCAGGACGAGGTGTTCGAATCCGACGACTTCAGATCGCAGTGGGAGCAGCTAAAAGAGGACCGTTTCCTCGTCGGAAGTCCCGAGGACGTAATTCGAGAGATCGAACGATATCAGGAGACGGTCGACCCCGACCGCATCGGCGTCAGAATGCAGTATCAGGGGCTCGATTTCGAGGATGTCCGCTCCTCGCTCGAACTCTTCAGCGAGGAAGTTATTCCGTCGTTTGAGTCCTGA
- a CDS encoding class I SAM-dependent methyltransferase encodes MTRSDRQSSNMWDTSRYDGSHSFVYEYGEDLLELLDPTEDERILDLGCGTGHLTGEIQTSGATVVGLDQSMEMIAEARSTYPECEFVCADAQMSAVDDSFDAVFSNAALHWIDDQDAALKSVADALKPNGRFVAELGGAGNVERITDSVRSELRNRGYDVDHPWYFPSIGEYASRLEDHGFEVQYATLFDRPTTLEGADGLESWLRMFGDHFFEPLSPDEQAAVIAAVEDDLRDELFRDGGWIADYRRLRFVAVTHMGDRLPHGD; translated from the coding sequence ATGACTAGATCCGACAGGCAGTCCTCGAACATGTGGGATACAAGCCGATACGACGGCTCACACTCCTTCGTCTACGAGTACGGTGAAGACCTGCTCGAACTGCTCGATCCGACCGAGGACGAACGGATCCTCGATCTGGGGTGTGGTACGGGTCATCTCACAGGCGAGATTCAGACCAGCGGCGCGACGGTCGTCGGACTGGATCAGTCAATGGAAATGATCGCAGAAGCGAGATCGACGTATCCCGAATGTGAGTTCGTCTGTGCCGACGCGCAGATGTCCGCCGTTGACGACTCGTTCGACGCTGTGTTTTCGAACGCGGCGCTACACTGGATCGACGATCAGGACGCGGCCCTCAAGTCGGTCGCGGACGCGCTCAAACCGAACGGGCGATTCGTCGCGGAACTTGGTGGGGCCGGAAACGTCGAGCGCATCACCGACTCCGTTCGGAGCGAACTCCGCAACCGGGGGTACGACGTTGACCACCCGTGGTACTTCCCAAGCATCGGTGAATACGCATCGCGCCTAGAGGACCACGGGTTCGAAGTGCAGTACGCGACGCTGTTTGATCGACCGACGACGCTCGAGGGAGCGGACGGGCTCGAGTCGTGGCTCCGGATGTTCGGCGATCACTTCTTCGAGCCGCTGTCACCGGACGAACAAGCGGCGGTGATCGCCGCGGTCGAAGACGACCTTCGGGACGAACTCTTCCGGGACGGAGGTTGGATCGCCGATTACCGCCGGCTCCGGTTCGTCGCAGTCACGCACATGGGGGACCGACTACCTCACGGTGACTAA
- a CDS encoding LLM class flavin-dependent oxidoreductase: protein MKLGFRCSEGSDNFQNALREVTYAEEQSLDSAWVAEHHGWDIIWPSSHMALAGLATRTESIELGTSVTLLPQANPVRLAGEVNLLDQISEGRFNLGVGVGWRKSEMENLGYDFDKRGARMTDNLKAMNALWEDDIATYDGEYVSFEEFELTPEPVQRPRPPVWVGGGVEQALKRAAYLGDSWFPVWLDTIEELEPMYEKFDEYVREAGDDPSERDRPILRVAWVDEDPDVARERLQEFFDRLVQNYRDRNATIPAAMQEAVNGNFEEFADGRLIYGDPEECVDRIEEFEDRLGIDHMVLKLYNPGVDHEQMMEFIELLGEGVVPHLGE from the coding sequence ATGAAGCTCGGTTTCCGATGCAGCGAGGGGAGCGACAACTTTCAGAACGCACTCCGAGAGGTCACTTATGCAGAGGAACAGAGCCTCGATTCGGCGTGGGTTGCGGAACACCACGGCTGGGACATCATTTGGCCTTCTTCGCATATGGCCCTAGCGGGGCTGGCGACTCGTACCGAGTCGATCGAACTGGGGACCAGCGTAACGCTCCTGCCACAGGCGAATCCCGTTCGGTTAGCCGGCGAAGTGAACCTCCTTGACCAGATCTCGGAGGGACGATTTAATCTCGGCGTCGGTGTCGGTTGGCGCAAGTCCGAGATGGAAAATCTTGGCTACGACTTCGACAAGCGCGGGGCGCGGATGACGGACAACCTGAAGGCGATGAACGCGCTCTGGGAGGACGACATCGCGACGTACGACGGCGAATACGTCTCGTTCGAGGAGTTCGAACTGACGCCTGAGCCGGTTCAACGTCCGCGCCCGCCGGTCTGGGTCGGTGGCGGAGTCGAACAGGCACTCAAGCGAGCTGCCTATCTCGGTGATTCGTGGTTCCCGGTATGGCTCGACACAATCGAGGAACTGGAACCGATGTACGAGAAGTTCGACGAGTACGTTCGCGAGGCGGGCGATGACCCGTCGGAACGCGACCGTCCGATACTCCGCGTCGCCTGGGTCGACGAGGATCCCGACGTCGCTCGCGAAAGGCTCCAGGAATTCTTCGACCGACTCGTCCAGAACTATCGCGACCGGAACGCCACGATTCCAGCGGCGATGCAGGAGGCGGTCAACGGTAACTTCGAAGAATTCGCGGACGGACGACTCATCTATGGCGACCCCGAGGAGTGCGTTGACCGAATCGAGGAGTTCGAAGACCGATTGGGGATCGACCACATGGTGTTGAAACTCTACAACCCGGGCGTTGACCATGAACAGATGATGGAGTTCATTGAACTCCTCGGCGAGGGTGTCGTTCCCCACCTCGGGGAGTGA
- a CDS encoding universal stress protein, with product MAIVAAIDRSSHAHQVVEEAVSLANAFNDSIHAVHVLSRSEFVEMEGENVSETGDAIDLDRVREIAAAVAEEAIEDVNASADAVGLVGDASDEIIRYADENDARYIVVGGRKRSPVGKAIFGSVTQSILLNSRQPVVAIRIE from the coding sequence ATGGCCATTGTAGCGGCGATAGATCGGTCCTCTCACGCACATCAGGTAGTCGAAGAAGCGGTCTCACTCGCGAACGCATTCAACGACTCGATTCATGCCGTTCACGTGTTGAGTCGGTCTGAGTTCGTCGAAATGGAAGGGGAGAACGTAAGCGAGACTGGTGACGCGATCGATCTCGATCGCGTCCGAGAGATCGCGGCAGCGGTCGCCGAGGAGGCGATTGAGGACGTGAACGCCAGCGCTGACGCAGTCGGACTCGTCGGTGATGCGTCCGACGAAATCATTCGGTACGCGGACGAAAACGACGCCAGATACATCGTCGTCGGAGGGCGAAAGCGCTCACCGGTCGGTAAAGCGATATTCGGGAGCGTCACCCAGTCAATCCTCCTCAACAGCCGACAGCCGGTCGTGGCGATCAGGATCGAGTAG
- a CDS encoding tripartite tricarboxylate transporter permease codes for MSAIGSLLEAASIVIGFPTIIWIFLGIALGMILGAIPGIGAAIGIAILLPLSIAMDGSLAIIFFVCMYLGGMYGGSISAVLINTPGTAAAAATTLDGYPLSKQGLAVNALTLSALASAIGGMIAITILIAISPFLTTILLRFGSPEYFMVAVLGLSMITVIARGSMAKGLMMGAFGLLISTVGLSNVGGAVRYDMGLRLLFDGIHFVAVLIGLFAVTEMIKLASREGGISEEDSEMTGSRRDGIIGVVTRPVTVLKSAVIGLGIGAIPGAGASVSNFVAYGEAMRADDDPDSFGEGNERGVIAAEAANSATVAGSLIPTLSFGIPGSGTTAVLLGALLMHGFRPGPTLFTEEAVTTYSFFVSLVIGNIIIAILGLAVIAYAGYVTKISTDYIVPVIIPLAIFGGFAMRETMLDVITVVLFGILGYYMVKHDFSIIALVLGVVLGPVAETNLHRSLQIADGSYLIFIRNPISLLMVIATVVIIVGPLAKVQYQKFRGADTA; via the coding sequence ATGAGTGCGATTGGATCTCTGCTTGAGGCGGCGTCGATAGTGATCGGCTTTCCGACGATCATTTGGATCTTCCTAGGCATCGCTCTGGGAATGATTCTGGGAGCCATCCCGGGTATCGGTGCAGCGATCGGTATCGCGATTCTGCTTCCGTTGAGTATAGCGATGGACGGCAGTCTCGCCATTATCTTCTTCGTGTGCATGTATCTTGGCGGCATGTACGGCGGCAGTATCTCGGCGGTTCTGATTAATACGCCCGGGACGGCAGCCGCAGCAGCGACGACGCTCGACGGCTATCCGCTTTCGAAGCAGGGTCTCGCGGTGAACGCGCTCACGCTATCGGCGTTGGCGTCAGCAATCGGCGGGATGATCGCGATCACTATCCTCATCGCGATATCGCCGTTCTTGACGACCATTTTGTTGAGATTCGGTTCGCCCGAGTACTTCATGGTGGCGGTACTGGGCCTCTCGATGATCACGGTCATCGCTCGCGGGTCGATGGCGAAGGGACTGATGATGGGTGCGTTCGGTCTCCTCATTTCCACCGTCGGTCTTTCCAACGTCGGGGGTGCGGTCAGGTACGATATGGGACTCAGGTTGCTCTTCGACGGGATCCACTTCGTCGCCGTCCTGATCGGGCTGTTCGCGGTTACAGAGATGATCAAATTGGCCAGCAGGGAAGGGGGGATTTCGGAAGAAGATTCCGAGATGACCGGGAGTCGTCGGGACGGAATTATTGGGGTAGTGACGCGACCGGTGACCGTCCTCAAATCCGCGGTAATCGGGCTTGGAATCGGTGCGATACCCGGTGCAGGAGCGTCGGTCTCGAATTTTGTGGCCTACGGCGAAGCGATGCGCGCCGACGACGACCCGGATTCGTTCGGTGAGGGGAACGAGCGCGGCGTCATCGCGGCGGAGGCCGCGAACAGCGCCACGGTTGCCGGGTCGCTAATTCCGACACTCTCCTTCGGAATTCCCGGTAGCGGGACGACTGCCGTCCTCCTCGGTGCATTGTTGATGCACGGATTCCGGCCTGGACCGACCCTGTTCACCGAGGAAGCTGTGACGACCTACAGCTTTTTCGTCTCGCTTGTTATCGGTAACATCATCATCGCGATACTAGGTCTCGCGGTAATCGCGTACGCCGGGTACGTGACGAAGATTAGCACTGACTACATTGTTCCGGTTATCATTCCGCTTGCGATATTCGGTGGGTTTGCGATGCGAGAGACGATGCTCGACGTCATCACCGTAGTCCTATTCGGAATCCTAGGATACTACATGGTGAAACACGACTTCTCTATCATCGCGCTCGTTCTCGGCGTCGTTCTGGGGCCGGTTGCTGAAACGAACTTGCACCGATCGCTACAGATCGCGGACGGTTCGTACCTGATTTTCATTCGGAATCCAATATCATTACTTATGGTAATCGCAACTGTCGTGATAATTGTCGGTCCGCTTGCGAAAGTACAGTATCAGAAATTCCGCGGAGCAGATACGGCCTGA
- a CDS encoding tripartite tricarboxylate transporter TctB family protein: MIERIRNSVKLGSIDEETVLLGIIFVLSSLMLYEAQSFGSASQRLPELTSAATAILAFIVLFRNFLPSRIEEKLFPEDESDSGGVMGVDRDEEDTTETESKTGKFGIHGGLFTGVLTVVYAALGIAFGFLFVTPLFIAIYMYWFDYPWYSVIGMGLLGLIITYVFVTTFRIPLNEGIVGAMTGGAMI, translated from the coding sequence ATGATAGAAAGGATAAGAAATAGTGTTAAGCTAGGTAGTATAGATGAGGAAACAGTACTATTGGGAATTATTTTCGTGCTCTCAAGTCTCATGCTGTACGAGGCGCAGTCGTTCGGTTCCGCTTCACAGCGCTTGCCGGAACTAACGTCGGCAGCGACTGCTATCCTAGCATTTATAGTGCTATTCCGGAACTTCTTGCCGTCGAGGATCGAGGAGAAACTCTTTCCTGAAGACGAGTCGGACAGTGGCGGCGTGATGGGAGTTGATCGGGATGAAGAGGACACCACGGAGACCGAATCGAAAACAGGGAAATTCGGCATTCATGGGGGACTCTTTACAGGGGTCTTGACGGTCGTTTACGCCGCTCTCGGAATAGCCTTTGGCTTCCTGTTTGTCACTCCGCTGTTCATCGCGATATACATGTACTGGTTCGATTACCCGTGGTATTCCGTAATCGGAATGGGTCTCCTCGGACTGATCATCACGTACGTGTTCGTAACGACCTTCAGAATTCCGTTAAATGAAGGAATAGTCGGGGCCATGACCGGAGGGGCCATGATATGA